Proteins encoded within one genomic window of Jiangella mangrovi:
- a CDS encoding ADP-ribosylglycohydrolase family protein, whose translation MAPHAQSDGEQDTPNDGRLYDRILAVEIAATVGHSMGDVTEVMHWKDIEEQFGLVTTMLPQPDKWKDKFPNLPVVRGYPNTYQVHDRPPGMSEDGHERHRLTVTAVIEKGGRVTVEDVAKIWVRDIDPSKFGILLGGQDQVIYYSAKAGVPPWEIGKFAYFPGAWGVTAMMAAVGVVNAGNPAQAAADALDVGRLKDQSGVPGNYALEVASAVAAGIAEGLSADATADTVIDAALARLSPLPRAEIEHILEHVPAGGDWRNLRGLLDDEYAGRTILWPVETLGTALAAVNISRADPYEAVVAAVNLGRDTDGRACVAGSLCAALRGTGALPADWEPTITAQVATDPYTVSTRTPKETADGLYAAVQGNLAQLSRQLGRVAS comes from the coding sequence ATGGCGCCGCACGCACAGTCCGACGGTGAGCAGGACACTCCGAACGACGGCCGCCTCTACGACCGCATCCTCGCGGTCGAGATCGCGGCGACGGTCGGCCACTCGATGGGTGACGTCACCGAGGTGATGCACTGGAAGGACATCGAGGAGCAGTTCGGCCTCGTGACGACCATGCTGCCGCAGCCGGACAAGTGGAAGGACAAGTTCCCGAACCTGCCGGTGGTCCGCGGCTACCCGAACACCTACCAGGTGCACGACCGCCCGCCCGGCATGAGCGAGGACGGCCACGAGCGGCACCGCCTCACCGTCACCGCCGTCATCGAGAAGGGCGGCCGGGTCACCGTCGAGGACGTCGCGAAGATCTGGGTCCGCGACATCGACCCGTCGAAGTTCGGCATCCTGCTCGGCGGCCAGGACCAGGTCATCTACTACTCCGCCAAGGCCGGCGTCCCGCCGTGGGAGATCGGCAAGTTCGCCTACTTCCCGGGCGCCTGGGGCGTCACCGCGATGATGGCCGCCGTCGGCGTCGTCAACGCGGGCAACCCGGCCCAGGCCGCCGCCGACGCCCTCGACGTCGGCCGGCTCAAGGACCAGAGCGGCGTCCCGGGCAACTACGCCCTCGAGGTCGCGTCCGCCGTCGCCGCCGGCATCGCCGAGGGCCTCAGCGCCGACGCCACCGCGGACACCGTCATCGACGCCGCGCTGGCCCGGCTCTCGCCGCTGCCGCGCGCCGAGATCGAGCACATCCTCGAGCACGTCCCCGCGGGTGGCGACTGGCGCAACCTGCGTGGCCTGCTCGACGACGAGTACGCCGGCCGCACGATCCTGTGGCCGGTCGAGACGCTCGGCACGGCGCTGGCCGCCGTGAACATCAGCCGGGCCGACCCGTACGAGGCCGTCGTCGCCGCCGTCAACCTCGGCCGCGACACCGACGGCCGGGCCTGCGTGGCGGGGTCGCTCTGCGCCGCGCTGCGTGGCACGGGGGCGCTGCCCGCCGACTGGGAGCCCACCATCACCGCCCAGGTGGCCACCGACCCGTACACCGTCTCCACCCGCACCCCGAAGGAGACCGCGGACGGCCTGTACGCGGCCGTCCAGGGCAACCTCGCCCAGCTCAGCCGCCAGCTCGGCCGCGTCGCGTCGTGA
- a CDS encoding ribonucleotide-diphosphate reductase subunit beta has translation MRILGTGIQEGLLLKPVRYPWAYELYNQAVANTWFPHEVQLGEDMADFKKMSDEERHALTFLMSYFNPNELLVNKALAFGVYPYLSAAEAHLYLAKQMWEEANHVMAFEYVLETFPIDREQAYAAHVSVPSMVAKEEFEVRYIKRMTEQTLDITTVEGKQDFVRNLVAYNIVLEGIWFYSGFMVALSFRQRNLLRNFASLIDWIVRDESLHLKFGINLVLTVLDENPELQTPEFAAEIEQMILDGVAMEEQYNRDLLPTGILGMNADYINQYVRYLADRRLEELGFEPHYKVANPAKWMATANDTLQLVNFFESINTSYEVDARASGG, from the coding sequence ATGAGGATTCTCGGCACCGGCATCCAGGAGGGCCTGCTGCTCAAGCCGGTCCGCTACCCCTGGGCGTACGAGCTGTACAACCAGGCCGTCGCGAACACCTGGTTCCCGCACGAGGTCCAGCTCGGCGAGGACATGGCCGACTTCAAGAAGATGTCCGACGAGGAGCGGCACGCGCTGACGTTCCTCATGAGCTATTTCAACCCCAATGAACTCTTGGTGAACAAGGCGCTGGCCTTCGGGGTGTACCCGTACCTGAGCGCGGCCGAGGCGCACCTGTACCTCGCCAAGCAGATGTGGGAGGAGGCCAACCACGTCATGGCCTTCGAATACGTCCTCGAGACGTTCCCCATCGACCGCGAGCAGGCCTACGCCGCCCACGTCAGCGTGCCGTCCATGGTGGCGAAGGAGGAGTTCGAGGTCCGCTACATCAAGCGGATGACCGAGCAGACGCTCGACATCACGACCGTCGAGGGCAAGCAGGACTTCGTCCGCAACCTCGTCGCGTACAACATCGTGCTCGAGGGCATCTGGTTCTACAGCGGGTTCATGGTCGCGCTGAGCTTCCGGCAGCGGAACCTGCTGCGCAACTTCGCCTCGCTGATCGACTGGATCGTGCGCGACGAGAGCCTGCACCTGAAGTTCGGCATCAACCTCGTCCTCACCGTGCTGGACGAGAACCCCGAGCTGCAGACGCCGGAGTTCGCCGCCGAGATCGAGCAGATGATCCTCGACGGTGTCGCCATGGAGGAGCAGTACAACCGCGACCTGCTGCCCACCGGGATCCTGGGGATGAACGCCGACTACATCAACCAGTACGTCAGGTACCTGGCCGACCGGCGGCTCGAGGAGCTCGGCTTCGAGCCGCACTACAAGGTCGCCAATCCCGCCAAGTGGATGGCGACTGCCAACGACACGCTGCAACTGGTGAACTTCTTCGAGTCCATCAACACCAGCTACGAGGTCGACGCCCGAGCCAGCGGAGGATAG
- a CDS encoding ADP-ribosylglycohydrolase family protein, whose protein sequence is MPTLFEKIYGVEAATTIANSMGDVLEGLTWFEIEERYGLVTELLPQPNKWGSRPVMGISADENGPARMPQEWGNDFVWYPHDRPPGQSEDGHERHRLAVTAIIEKGGRVTVEDVARIWMRDIDPAKFGYLLGPQDQVIYYALKAGVWPWESGRYATFPGMIGTSKMMIAIGTVNACDPRQAARDALDVGRIKDVRGPRDNYSLEVAAAIAAGTAEALKPSATVDSVLAVALEQLSRVPRREVETALGWARDAADWRDLRPKFQDKYLGHWMSDAVEILSGGAAIFQITGGHVEDSIVQAVNLGRDTDCRAYIAGGWSAAMRGIDAVPERWLKTVTEQVATDPYTVSTRTPLESATGLYEAVQNELRLARTRVADLESLGAAPE, encoded by the coding sequence ATGCCGACGTTGTTCGAGAAGATCTACGGAGTCGAAGCCGCCACCACCATCGCCAACTCCATGGGCGACGTGCTCGAGGGCCTGACCTGGTTCGAGATCGAGGAGAGATACGGGCTGGTCACCGAGTTGCTGCCGCAGCCGAACAAGTGGGGCAGCCGGCCGGTCATGGGCATCAGCGCCGACGAGAACGGCCCGGCCCGCATGCCGCAGGAGTGGGGCAACGACTTCGTCTGGTACCCGCACGACCGGCCGCCGGGGCAGAGCGAGGACGGGCACGAGCGGCACCGGCTCGCCGTCACCGCGATCATCGAGAAAGGCGGCCGGGTCACCGTCGAGGACGTCGCCCGCATCTGGATGCGCGACATCGACCCGGCGAAGTTCGGCTACCTGCTCGGCCCGCAGGACCAGGTCATCTACTATGCGCTCAAGGCCGGTGTCTGGCCGTGGGAGTCCGGCCGGTACGCCACGTTCCCGGGCATGATCGGCACCTCGAAGATGATGATCGCCATCGGGACGGTGAACGCCTGCGACCCGCGGCAGGCGGCCCGCGACGCCCTCGACGTCGGGCGCATCAAGGACGTCCGCGGCCCGCGCGACAACTACTCGCTCGAGGTGGCGGCGGCCATCGCGGCCGGCACGGCGGAGGCGCTGAAGCCGTCGGCCACCGTCGACTCCGTCCTGGCGGTGGCGCTGGAGCAGCTGAGCCGGGTGCCGCGGCGCGAGGTCGAGACGGCGCTGGGCTGGGCGCGCGACGCCGCCGACTGGCGCGACCTGCGGCCGAAGTTCCAGGACAAGTACCTCGGCCACTGGATGTCCGACGCTGTCGAGATCCTGTCCGGCGGCGCCGCGATCTTCCAGATCACCGGCGGCCACGTCGAGGACTCCATCGTCCAGGCGGTCAACCTGGGCCGCGACACCGACTGCCGCGCCTACATCGCCGGCGGCTGGTCGGCGGCGATGCGCGGCATCGACGCCGTCCCGGAGCGCTGGCTGAAGACGGTGACCGAGCAGGTCGCGACCGACCCCTACACCGTCTCGACCCGCACCCCGCTCGAGAGCGCCACCGGTCTCTACGAGGCGGTCCAGAACGAGCTGCGCCTCGCCCGGACCCGCGTCGCCGACCTCGAATCCCTCGGCGCCGCCCCGGAATGA
- a CDS encoding Nramp family divalent metal transporter yields MYVRVRRRRPDRLDGPPTRLPGAGLGLLGPAFVAAVAYVDPGNVATNLSAGAGYGYLLVWVLVMATAMAGLVQYLSAKLGVVTGSSLPEVLRDRLPRGGRLAYWLQAEVVAMATDIAEVVGGAIALNLLFGLPLWLGGVITGVASMALLTIQNGRGQRAFERVVTTALLVIAVGFVAGLFVEPPSPSGIVSGLTPRFEGTETVLLAAGMFGATVMPHVVYLHSALARDRFGATPEPGLVGRLLKATRADVGVAMLVAGSVNIALLLVAAASLRGVDGTDTIAGAHAAVESGLGTAIGALFAVGLLVSGLASTSVGCYAGAVIMEGLLVRRIPLLLRRLVTLVPAVAILLTGAEPTWLLVLSQVVLSFGIPFAIIPLVSVTAKSSVMGRWANSRLTTALAVLVSAVVVALNVALLALTITG; encoded by the coding sequence ATGTACGTACGGGTGCGGCGTCGCCGTCCGGACCGGCTGGACGGGCCGCCTACCCGGCTGCCCGGCGCGGGACTGGGCCTGCTCGGTCCCGCGTTCGTGGCGGCGGTGGCCTACGTCGACCCCGGCAACGTCGCGACCAACCTCTCGGCCGGCGCCGGCTACGGCTACCTGCTCGTGTGGGTGCTGGTCATGGCCACGGCGATGGCCGGGCTGGTGCAGTACCTGTCGGCGAAGCTCGGCGTGGTCACCGGCTCGTCGCTGCCCGAGGTGCTGCGCGACCGGCTGCCCCGCGGCGGGCGGCTGGCGTACTGGCTGCAGGCCGAGGTGGTCGCCATGGCCACCGACATCGCCGAGGTGGTCGGCGGGGCCATCGCGCTGAACCTGCTGTTCGGGCTGCCGCTCTGGCTCGGCGGCGTCATCACCGGCGTGGCCTCCATGGCGCTGCTGACGATCCAGAACGGACGGGGTCAGCGGGCGTTCGAGCGGGTGGTCACGACGGCGCTGCTGGTCATCGCCGTCGGGTTCGTGGCCGGGCTGTTCGTCGAGCCGCCGTCGCCGTCGGGCATCGTCTCCGGGCTGACCCCGAGGTTCGAGGGCACCGAGACCGTGCTGCTGGCGGCCGGCATGTTCGGCGCGACGGTCATGCCGCACGTCGTGTACCTGCACTCGGCACTGGCCCGCGACCGGTTCGGCGCCACGCCGGAGCCCGGCCTCGTCGGCCGGCTGCTCAAGGCGACCCGGGCCGACGTCGGCGTCGCGATGCTGGTGGCCGGCAGCGTGAACATCGCCCTGCTGCTGGTCGCCGCGGCGTCGCTGCGCGGGGTCGACGGCACCGACACCATCGCCGGCGCCCACGCGGCGGTCGAGTCCGGGCTGGGCACGGCGATCGGCGCCCTGTTCGCCGTCGGGCTGCTGGTGTCGGGCCTGGCGTCGACGTCGGTGGGCTGCTACGCCGGCGCGGTGATCATGGAGGGCCTGCTGGTGCGGCGCATCCCGCTGCTGCTCCGGCGCCTGGTCACGCTGGTGCCGGCGGTCGCGATCCTGCTGACCGGCGCCGAGCCGACCTGGCTGCTGGTGCTGTCGCAGGTGGTGCTGTCGTTCGGCATCCCGTTCGCGATCATCCCGCTGGTCTCCGTCACGGCGAAGTCGTCGGTCATGGGCCGGTGGGCCAACTCGCGGCTGACCACGGCGCTGGCCGTGCTGGTCAGCGCCGTGGTCGTCGCCCTCAACGTCGCCCTGCTCGCGCTCACCATCACCGGCTGA
- a CDS encoding carbohydrate ABC transporter permease, with protein MSAVATRGRVESPPERPRRAGGRRFRISENVAGYLFLSPWLVGLFVIVIGPMIASLYLSFTEYNPLTSPTWIGLDNYVRMFTDDPRFIASVKVTLIYVVVSVPLQLAFALFLAMVLDKGLRGLSFYRSVYYLPSLLGSSVAIAILWRRVFSGDGLVNGFLGVFGIEGRSWISEPATAVYTLVALSVWTFGAPMVIFLAGLRQIPDMYYEAASVDGAGRVRRFFSITVPLLTPVIFFNLILQMIGAFQAFTPAFVVSDGTGGPVDSTLFYTLYLYQEGFASFRMGYASAMAWVLFVVIALFTALNFAASKYWVFYGDER; from the coding sequence ATGTCCGCCGTCGCGACACGAGGCCGGGTCGAGAGCCCGCCGGAGCGGCCCCGCCGCGCCGGCGGGCGCCGGTTCCGGATCAGCGAGAACGTGGCGGGGTACCTGTTCCTGTCGCCCTGGCTGGTCGGGCTGTTCGTCATCGTCATCGGCCCGATGATCGCCTCGCTGTACCTGTCCTTCACCGAGTACAACCCGCTGACGTCGCCGACGTGGATCGGGCTGGACAACTACGTCCGGATGTTCACCGACGACCCGCGCTTCATCGCGTCGGTCAAGGTCACGCTGATCTACGTCGTGGTTTCGGTGCCGCTGCAGCTGGCGTTCGCGCTGTTCCTGGCCATGGTGCTGGACAAGGGGCTGCGCGGGCTCTCGTTCTACCGATCGGTGTACTACCTGCCGTCGCTGCTCGGCTCGTCGGTGGCCATCGCGATCCTGTGGCGGCGGGTGTTCAGCGGCGACGGCCTGGTGAACGGGTTCCTCGGCGTCTTCGGCATCGAGGGCCGGAGCTGGATCTCCGAGCCCGCGACCGCCGTGTACACGCTGGTCGCGCTGAGCGTGTGGACGTTCGGCGCGCCCATGGTGATCTTCCTGGCCGGGCTGCGGCAGATCCCGGACATGTACTACGAGGCGGCCTCGGTCGACGGCGCCGGCCGGGTGCGGCGGTTCTTCTCGATCACCGTGCCGCTGCTGACGCCGGTCATCTTCTTCAACCTGATCCTGCAGATGATCGGCGCGTTCCAGGCGTTCACGCCGGCGTTCGTGGTCAGCGACGGCACGGGCGGGCCGGTCGACTCCACGCTCTTCTACACGCTGTACCTGTACCAGGAGGGCTTCGCCAGCTTCCGCATGGGCTACGCGTCGGCCATGGCCTGGGTGCTGTTCGTGGTCATCGCCCTGTTCACGGCGCTGAACTTCGCCGCCTCGAAGTACTGGGTGTTCTACGGAGACGAGCGATGA
- a CDS encoding carbohydrate ABC transporter permease — protein sequence MSAATTLTGRPSRARRLLKHVALVAFGLLLLYPLIWMLSSSFKPTELIFSDSGLWPSAFTLANYTDGWNALRIPFSTFFLNSFIVAIGSIVGNLVACSLAAYAFARLNFRFRRFWFAIMLATIMLPQHVVLIPQYVLFSELNWIDTFLPLIVPKFLATDAFFIFLMVQFIRTLPRELDDAAKIDGCGWWGIYWRVILPLTMPALATTAIFTFIWTWNDFLSPLIYLSTPDNYTVPLALRAFMDAEGESSWGPLFAMSILSLGPIFGFFLAAQKYLVRGVATTGLK from the coding sequence ATGAGCGCGGCGACGACGCTGACGGGACGCCCGTCGCGGGCGAGGCGGCTGCTCAAGCACGTGGCGCTGGTGGCGTTCGGGCTGCTGCTGCTCTACCCGCTGATCTGGATGCTGTCGAGCTCGTTCAAGCCGACGGAGCTGATCTTCAGCGACTCGGGGCTGTGGCCGAGCGCCTTCACGCTGGCGAACTACACCGACGGCTGGAACGCGCTGCGGATCCCGTTCTCGACGTTCTTCCTCAACTCGTTCATCGTGGCGATCGGGTCGATCGTCGGGAACCTGGTGGCCTGCTCGCTCGCGGCGTACGCGTTCGCGCGGCTGAACTTCCGGTTCCGGCGGTTCTGGTTCGCGATCATGCTCGCGACGATCATGCTGCCGCAGCACGTGGTGCTGATCCCGCAGTACGTCCTGTTCTCGGAGCTGAACTGGATCGACACGTTCCTGCCGCTGATCGTGCCGAAGTTCCTGGCCACGGACGCGTTCTTCATCTTCCTCATGGTGCAGTTCATCCGGACGCTGCCGCGTGAGCTCGACGACGCCGCGAAGATCGACGGCTGCGGCTGGTGGGGCATCTACTGGCGGGTGATCCTGCCGCTGACCATGCCGGCGCTGGCCACCACGGCGATCTTCACGTTCATCTGGACGTGGAACGACTTCCTGTCGCCGCTGATCTACCTGTCGACGCCGGACAACTACACCGTCCCGCTGGCGCTGCGCGCGTTCATGGATGCCGAGGGCGAGTCGTCGTGGGGGCCGCTGTTCGCGATGTCGATCCTCTCGCTCGGCCCGATCTTCGGGTTCTTCCTCGCCGCGCAGAAGTACCTCGTCCGCGGGGTCGCGACCACGGGGCTGAAATGA
- a CDS encoding ABC transporter substrate-binding protein: MTVRTTRQRAVTALTATMCAVLVAGLAACGSDGDSAGAEGGDGDVSLRIAWSGSDERNTRTQDALDLFMEQNPNVDISVEYTTATNFWDRLTTQVAGGNAPDIIQMSGQVLSQYATSDVLLDLGPFVDDGTIDVEGWEEEPLEAQTIDGTLYGIPPGLDGHALVYDATKLQELGIEPPSETWTWSEFGDLAREIAAAGGEGYYGTEDGGPQYEVLQSFLNQRGKQLFEGNELGFEAQDVKDLWQFWGDLREDGAAVPADLQTAQGANPENSGVVQGYAAMDFTTSSQYTNFVGLSQGEVGMATYPFGDDGEPGQVWRAGMAWSITRTSANAETAAKLIDFLVNDSEAGALLQTTRGVPASPAIREEVLGTVDETEQRSFEHLETVQSFDAQVTPVLPTGFGDFNDLYQRVYYEYAFGRMSLDEAVDQFMSEAPGLLG; encoded by the coding sequence ATGACGGTACGGACTACGCGTCAGCGGGCAGTCACAGCTCTGACGGCGACGATGTGCGCCGTGCTCGTCGCCGGCCTCGCGGCCTGCGGGTCCGACGGCGACTCCGCCGGCGCCGAGGGTGGCGACGGTGACGTCTCGCTGCGGATCGCCTGGTCCGGCTCGGACGAGCGCAACACCCGCACGCAGGATGCCCTCGACCTGTTCATGGAGCAGAACCCGAACGTCGACATCAGCGTCGAGTACACCACCGCGACGAACTTCTGGGACCGGCTGACCACACAGGTCGCCGGGGGCAACGCCCCGGACATCATCCAGATGTCCGGCCAGGTGCTCTCGCAGTACGCGACCAGCGACGTGCTGCTCGACCTCGGCCCGTTCGTCGACGACGGCACCATCGACGTCGAGGGCTGGGAGGAGGAGCCGCTCGAGGCACAGACCATCGACGGCACGCTCTACGGCATCCCGCCGGGCCTCGACGGCCACGCGCTCGTCTACGACGCCACGAAGCTGCAGGAGCTGGGCATCGAGCCGCCCAGCGAGACGTGGACCTGGTCCGAGTTCGGCGACCTCGCCCGCGAGATCGCGGCGGCCGGCGGCGAGGGCTACTACGGCACCGAGGACGGCGGCCCGCAGTACGAGGTGCTGCAGTCCTTCCTCAACCAGCGCGGCAAGCAGCTGTTCGAGGGCAACGAGCTCGGCTTCGAGGCGCAGGACGTCAAGGACCTGTGGCAGTTCTGGGGCGATCTGCGCGAGGACGGCGCCGCGGTGCCGGCCGACCTGCAGACCGCGCAGGGCGCCAACCCCGAGAACTCCGGCGTCGTCCAGGGCTACGCGGCCATGGACTTCACCACGTCGAGCCAGTACACGAACTTCGTCGGCCTGAGCCAGGGCGAGGTCGGCATGGCGACCTACCCGTTCGGCGACGACGGCGAGCCTGGTCAGGTCTGGCGGGCCGGCATGGCCTGGAGCATCACGCGGACCAGCGCCAACGCCGAGACGGCGGCGAAGCTCATCGACTTCCTGGTCAACGACTCCGAGGCGGGCGCGCTGCTGCAGACCACCCGCGGCGTGCCGGCGTCCCCGGCCATCCGCGAGGAGGTCCTGGGGACCGTCGACGAGACCGAGCAGCGCTCGTTCGAGCACCTCGAGACCGTGCAGTCCTTCGACGCCCAGGTGACGCCGGTGCTGCCGACCGGGTTCGGCGACTTCAACGACCTCTACCAGCGGGTGTACTACGAGTACGCGTTCGGCCGCATGAGCCTGGACGAGGCCGTCGACCAGTTCATGAGCGAAGCGCCGGGACTCCTCGGCTGA
- a CDS encoding aldo/keto reductase codes for MTATHPQEEQLMPLTIGRVVLGTMTFGAQVDEAGATEMVRAAREAGVTMFDTSNNYQGGASEEILGRAVKPFRDEVLLATKVGSHVEQTDESLKGLGRAALTKAVEASLRRLGTDHIDVYYLHRPDYHTPIEETLETLDGLVAAGKIRHVGQSNFAAWQITEALLLARANGWPEPLVSQPMYNLVGRRIEAEYAACAEHFGLTNIVYNPLAGGLLTGKHRIDRAPEPGTRFSREVYRDRYWNGPLFDAVDRLAGVADAAGITLVELALRWVAHRPLTSAVLLGASRLQQLEANLRAIDGGPLDDATAAACDEVWADVGGAAPLYNR; via the coding sequence ATGACCGCCACCCACCCCCAAGAGGAGCAGCTCATGCCGCTGACCATCGGGCGCGTGGTCCTGGGCACCATGACGTTCGGCGCCCAGGTCGACGAGGCCGGCGCCACCGAGATGGTGCGGGCCGCCCGCGAGGCCGGGGTGACGATGTTCGACACCTCGAACAACTACCAGGGCGGTGCGTCCGAGGAGATCCTCGGCCGCGCGGTGAAGCCGTTCCGCGACGAGGTCCTGCTGGCCACGAAGGTCGGCAGCCACGTCGAGCAGACCGACGAGTCGCTCAAGGGACTGGGCCGGGCGGCGCTGACGAAGGCCGTCGAGGCCAGCCTGCGCCGCCTCGGCACCGACCACATCGACGTCTACTACCTGCACCGGCCCGACTACCACACGCCCATCGAGGAGACCCTCGAGACGCTGGACGGCCTCGTGGCCGCCGGCAAGATCCGCCACGTCGGCCAGTCCAACTTCGCCGCCTGGCAGATCACCGAGGCGCTGCTGCTCGCCCGGGCGAACGGCTGGCCCGAGCCGCTGGTCTCGCAGCCGATGTACAACCTCGTCGGCCGGCGCATCGAGGCCGAGTACGCCGCCTGCGCGGAGCACTTCGGGCTCACGAACATCGTCTACAACCCGCTGGCCGGCGGCCTGCTCACCGGCAAGCACCGCATCGACCGGGCCCCGGAGCCGGGCACCCGGTTCAGCCGCGAGGTCTACCGCGACCGGTACTGGAACGGCCCGCTGTTCGACGCCGTCGACCGGCTGGCCGGGGTCGCCGACGCCGCCGGCATCACGCTGGTCGAGCTGGCGCTGCGCTGGGTGGCGCACCGGCCGCTGACCAGCGCGGTGCTGCTCGGGGCGTCCCGGCTCCAGCAGCTCGAGGCGAACCTGCGGGCGATCGACGGCGGACCCCTGGACGACGCCACGGCGGCGGCGTGCGACGAGGTCTGGGCGGACGTGGGTGGCGCCGCGCCGCTCTACAACCGGTGA